In Finegoldia magna ATCC 53516, a genomic segment contains:
- the lgt gene encoding prolipoprotein diacylglyceryl transferase — MDRVAFSIFGIDIMWYGILITLGVILGYVVAVKLAKVENISENTILDILVWALPIAIVGARAYYVIFEWDYYSKNLGEIIDIRGGGLAIYGGIIAAVITCYVICKKKNLKFLKMLDIFMPAIALGQAIGRWGNFINKEAYGTPTNLPWAITIDGVKVHPTFLYESLGDFIIFLILVYIFKNKKKFDGQITSLYMILYGILRFFVEGLRTDSLYIGALRVSQLVSIAIVIAGIILQIKYKKQIVKSDEK; from the coding sequence ATGGACAGGGTAGCTTTTTCTATTTTTGGAATAGATATAATGTGGTATGGAATATTGATTACTTTAGGGGTGATTTTAGGCTATGTAGTAGCTGTAAAGTTAGCTAAAGTAGAAAATATTTCAGAAAATACCATATTGGACATTTTAGTCTGGGCACTTCCTATTGCAATTGTAGGAGCAAGGGCTTATTATGTAATATTTGAATGGGATTATTATTCCAAAAATTTAGGAGAAATCATCGATATTCGCGGCGGTGGATTGGCGATTTATGGAGGAATAATTGCCGCAGTTATTACTTGTTATGTTATTTGTAAGAAGAAAAATCTTAAATTTTTGAAAATGCTGGATATTTTTATGCCGGCGATTGCACTGGGACAAGCAATTGGTAGATGGGGTAATTTTATAAATAAGGAAGCTTATGGTACTCCAACTAATCTTCCTTGGGCAATTACAATAGATGGTGTAAAAGTTCATCCTACATTCTTGTACGAATCTCTTGGAGATTTTATTATATTCTTAATATTGGTGTATATATTTAAAAACAAGAAGAAATTTGATGGACAAATAACAAGTTTATACATGATTTTATACGGAATATTGAGATTTTTTGTAGAAGGACTCAGAACTGATAGCTTGTACATTGGAGCATTAAGAGTGAGTCAATTAGTAAGTATTGCAATTGTAATTGCAGGAATAATTTTACAAATTAAATATAAAAAGCAAATTGTTAAGTCAGATGAAAAGTAA
- the groL gene encoding chaperonin GroEL (60 kDa chaperone family; promotes refolding of misfolded polypeptides especially under stressful conditions; forms two stacked rings of heptamers to form a barrel-shaped 14mer; ends can be capped by GroES; misfolded proteins enter the barrel where they are refolded when GroES binds) produces the protein MAKQIKFSDDARKSMVEGINKLSDTVKVTLGPKGRNVVLDKEYGAPLITNDGVSIAREIELEDEYENMGAQLVKEVATKTNDVAGDGTTTATLLAQAIIREGLKNLAAGANPIVLQKGIRKAVEKSVEAIKSRSHSVTTKEEIANVGSVSAADETIGKLIAEAMEKVGNNGVITVEESKSMGTTLNVVEGMEFDRGYVSPYMVSDSDKMVAAMEDPFILVTDRKITNIQDILPLLEQVVQQGKPLFIIAEDVEGEALATLVLNKIRGTFNCVAVKAPGFGDRRKEMLEDICILTGAQLITEDLGIELKDASFDMLGRARKVNVSKDKTTIVDGNGEQSKIEERINQIQNRIPETDSEYDREKLQERLAKLSGGVAVIEVGAATETELKERKLRIEDALAATRAAVEEGIVAGGGTVLLDVLEEVEKLVDEVEGDEKTGVKIILKALEEPVKQIAINAGIDGSVIVENVKNKDKGIGFDAYKGEYVDMLKAGIVDPTKVTLSALQNAASVASLLLTTEAAVVSIKEDEPAMPQPGPGAYM, from the coding sequence ATGGCAAAACAAATCAAATTTTCAGATGATGCTCGTAAAAGCATGGTAGAAGGTATTAATAAATTATCAGATACAGTTAAAGTTACATTGGGACCAAAAGGTCGTAATGTAGTTTTGGATAAAGAATATGGTGCACCATTGATTACAAATGACGGTGTTTCAATTGCAAGAGAAATTGAACTTGAAGATGAATACGAAAACATGGGTGCACAATTAGTAAAAGAAGTTGCTACTAAAACAAATGATGTAGCAGGTGATGGTACAACTACTGCAACACTTTTAGCACAAGCGATTATTAGAGAAGGTTTGAAAAACTTAGCAGCTGGTGCTAATCCAATTGTTTTACAAAAGGGTATCAGAAAAGCTGTTGAAAAATCTGTGGAAGCTATTAAATCTAGAAGTCACAGTGTTACAACAAAAGAAGAAATAGCAAATGTTGGTAGCGTATCAGCAGCTGATGAAACTATTGGTAAACTAATTGCAGAAGCAATGGAAAAAGTTGGAAATAATGGTGTAATTACTGTTGAAGAATCAAAATCTATGGGAACTACTTTAAATGTAGTAGAAGGTATGGAATTCGACAGAGGATATGTATCTCCTTATATGGTTTCTGATTCAGACAAAATGGTAGCAGCAATGGAAGATCCATTCATTTTAGTTACTGACAGAAAAATTACAAATATTCAAGATATATTGCCATTATTAGAACAAGTTGTTCAACAAGGTAAGCCATTATTTATAATTGCAGAAGATGTTGAAGGTGAAGCATTAGCAACTTTAGTTTTAAATAAAATCAGAGGAACATTCAACTGTGTAGCTGTAAAGGCACCAGGATTTGGGGACAGAAGAAAAGAAATGCTTGAAGATATATGTATTTTAACTGGAGCTCAATTAATCACAGAAGATTTGGGAATCGAATTGAAAGATGCATCTTTTGATATGCTAGGACGAGCAAGAAAAGTTAATGTATCAAAAGACAAGACAACTATTGTTGATGGAAATGGTGAACAATCTAAGATTGAAGAAAGAATTAACCAAATCCAAAACAGGATTCCTGAAACTGATTCTGAATATGATAGAGAAAAACTTCAAGAAAGATTAGCAAAATTATCTGGTGGAGTTGCTGTAATTGAAGTTGGAGCAGCTACAGAAACAGAATTAAAAGAAAGAAAATTGAGAATAGAAGATGCGCTTGCAGCAACAAGAGCAGCAGTTGAAGAAGGAATTGTAGCTGGTGGTGGAACAGTTCTATTGGATGTTCTTGAAGAAGTTGAAAAACTTGTCGATGAAGTTGAAGGCGATGAAAAAACAGGAGTTAAGATAATTCTAAAAGCTTTAGAAGAACCTGTAAAACAAATCGCAATTAATGCTGGAATCGACGGATCAGTTATAGTTGAAAATGTTAAAAACAAAGACAAAGGAATTGGATTTGATGCATACAAAGGTGAATATGTAGATATGTTAAAAGCTGGTATTGTAGATCCAACAAAAGTAACATTATCTGCATTACAAAATGCAGCGTCTGTTGCAAGTTTATTATTGACAACAGAAGCAGCAGTAGTTTCTATAAAAGAAGACGAACCAGCTATGCCTCAACCAGGTCCTGGCGCATATATGTAG
- a CDS encoding YcjF family protein has product MNNYDLINEVLGKTSEEIQKMSPINILLVGKTGVGKSTLINGMFRDNLVETGVGKPVTKYLQKITKENIPINLYDTQGLELNSQNQREVLTEITTLLKDLKHQGEKDKIHLIYYCINSNGSRIEDSEIALINSLKQYAPVIIVLTQSLGENSEQLKDYIQNLNLDVADVIEILAKPYRINDMVIEEKGLKELMTKSFELLDEEIKNSFINAQHVDIDLKAKTARRWAKRYIKTAFGIGFVPIPFSDASLLVPMQIGMIAHINSIFGISMDKQRVASIIAAIGGTGGATFAGRFIVTNALKFIPGVGSLAGGLISAATASIMTTALAMSYIEVLSYIAKREKLGINMDFSEIEKLMQKTYTEYLKNRKKKDDE; this is encoded by the coding sequence ATGAATAATTACGATTTAATAAATGAAGTGCTTGGCAAAACAAGTGAAGAAATACAAAAAATGAGTCCAATCAATATTTTATTGGTTGGAAAAACTGGAGTTGGCAAATCGACTTTAATTAATGGAATGTTTAGAGATAATTTGGTAGAGACAGGTGTAGGAAAGCCTGTCACTAAATATTTGCAAAAAATTACTAAGGAAAATATTCCTATTAATTTATACGATACTCAAGGACTCGAACTAAACTCACAAAATCAAAGAGAAGTCCTAACAGAAATAACAACTTTATTAAAGGATTTAAAACATCAAGGGGAAAAAGATAAAATTCATTTGATATATTATTGTATTAATTCAAATGGATCTAGGATAGAAGATTCTGAAATAGCTCTTATTAATTCTTTAAAACAATATGCACCAGTAATCATAGTATTAACGCAATCACTAGGAGAAAATTCTGAACAATTAAAAGACTATATTCAGAATTTGAATTTGGATGTGGCAGATGTTATCGAAATACTCGCAAAACCATACCGAATTAACGATATGGTTATTGAAGAAAAAGGATTGAAAGAACTGATGACTAAAAGTTTTGAACTTTTAGATGAGGAAATTAAAAATTCTTTTATTAATGCCCAACATGTCGATATTGATTTAAAAGCAAAAACGGCAAGACGTTGGGCAAAAAGATATATAAAAACAGCTTTTGGAATTGGATTTGTTCCTATACCTTTCTCAGACGCGTCTTTATTAGTGCCTATGCAAATTGGAATGATAGCTCACATTAATTCTATTTTTGGAATATCAATGGATAAGCAAAGAGTTGCCTCAATCATAGCTGCTATAGGTGGAACTGGAGGAGCTACTTTTGCGGGAAGATTCATAGTAACGAATGCGTTGAAGTTTATTCCGGGAGTAGGTAGCTTAGCTGGTGGATTAATATCTGCAGCGACTGCGTCTATAATGACCACGGCGTTAGCGATGAGTTATATAGAAGTTTTGAGTTATATTGCTAAAAGAGAAAAGTTGGGAATTAATATGGATTTTTCTGAAATTGAAAAATTAATGCAAAAAACTTATACAGAATATTTGAAGAATAGGAAGAAGAAAGACGATGAATGA
- the folE gene encoding GTP cyclohydrolase I FolE has product MDKEKIEQAVSMIIEAIGEDPNREGLLETPQRVARMYEEIFSGLNQDAKVHLSKSFEIVDDNMVIEKDIPFYSMCEHHLLPFWGKVNIAYIPDKRVAGLSKLARTVDVYSKKPQLQERLNIEIADALMEYLNCKGCLVTIEAEHMCMNMRGVKKPGTSTMTSVARGAFEEDLDLKNEAYRLMGL; this is encoded by the coding sequence ATGGATAAAGAAAAAATTGAACAAGCAGTGTCAATGATAATAGAAGCTATTGGTGAAGATCCAAACAGAGAAGGATTATTGGAAACACCTCAAAGAGTAGCTAGAATGTACGAAGAAATTTTCAGTGGATTAAATCAAGATGCGAAAGTGCATTTGTCGAAATCTTTTGAGATAGTTGATGACAATATGGTAATAGAAAAGGACATTCCTTTTTATTCAATGTGCGAACATCACTTACTACCATTTTGGGGAAAGGTTAATATTGCTTATATTCCTGATAAAAGAGTTGCTGGTTTATCAAAATTAGCTAGAACTGTTGATGTGTATTCAAAAAAACCACAATTACAAGAACGTTTAAACATTGAAATAGCTGATGCATTAATGGAATATTTAAATTGCAAAGGATGTTTAGTAACTATTGAAGCTGAACACATGTGTATGAATATGAGAGGCGTTAAAAAACCAGGTACTTCAACAATGACTTCTGTAGCAAGAGGAGCTTTTGAAGAAGATTTGGATTTGAAAAACGAAGCTTACAGATTAATGGGATTATAA
- a CDS encoding SOS response-associated peptidase, protein MIYLCSRFELNISKLDLLKRYNKKQITKFNPKTEVFPGQQILTLCDDFDYMRWGIDVDFMKKSIINSRIEKIYTSKFFKEDFEYRRCLIPATAFFEWNQKNKDKYRLTFTNQKIFSIAGIFREYKSQETSIRHVSMLTTEAKGSISDIHTRMPIILPQSFEQTYLYGENSKEIHEFLLTNFIDLDMENLSDSQLTFL, encoded by the coding sequence GTGATATATTTGTGTTCTAGATTTGAACTGAATATAAGTAAACTTGATTTATTAAAAAGATACAATAAAAAACAAATCACAAAATTTAATCCAAAAACAGAAGTATTCCCTGGGCAACAAATTTTAACTTTATGTGATGATTTTGATTATATGAGGTGGGGAATTGACGTTGATTTTATGAAAAAATCTATAATAAATTCTAGAATCGAAAAGATTTATACTTCAAAGTTTTTCAAGGAAGATTTCGAATACAGAAGATGTTTGATTCCTGCTACTGCATTTTTTGAGTGGAATCAGAAAAACAAAGATAAGTACAGATTAACTTTTACGAATCAAAAAATATTTTCTATCGCAGGTATTTTCAGAGAATATAAAAGTCAAGAAACCAGTATAAGACATGTGAGTATGCTCACTACAGAGGCTAAAGGATCAATATCTGATATTCATACTAGAATGCCAATTATATTGCCGCAATCTTTTGAACAAACATATTTGTACGGAGAAAATTCCAAAGAAATTCACGAGTTTTTGTTGACAAATTTTATTGACTTAGATATGGAAAATTTATCGGATAGTCAATTAACATTTTTGTAA
- a CDS encoding glycine--tRNA ligase produces the protein MKNEEKTMEKIVSLCKSRGIIFPGSEIYGGLSNTWDYGSLGVEIKNNIKRAWWKKFIQQSPYNVGLDAAILMNPQTWVVSGHVGGFSDPLIDCKECKSRFRADKLIEDYFMNEKNEEITGLDGKSEQELLDIIEKEDIKCPECGKHNFTDIRKFNLMFKTFQGVTEDNKSEIYLRPETAQGIFVNFKNVQRTSRKKIPFGIGQIGKSFRNEITPGNFIFRTREFEQMELEFFCEPGTDLEWFEYWRNFCREFLLNLGMKEENLRLRDHEQEELSFYSKATTDFEYLFPFGWGELWGIADRTDYDLSKHSEGSGEKLEYMDPSTNEKYIPYCIEPSVGVDRMFLSFLCDAYEEEQLEDNSTRTVLKIHPALAAYKVAVLPLTKKLNDKAMEIYNELAKNFMTHFDDAGSIGKRYRREDEAGTPYCVTIDFDTLEDNTVTIRDRDTMEQKRMTVEEIIEFVNKEMEF, from the coding sequence ATGAAAAACGAAGAAAAAACTATGGAAAAAATAGTGAGCTTATGTAAATCAAGGGGAATAATATTTCCTGGTAGTGAAATTTATGGAGGATTATCAAATACTTGGGACTATGGTTCTTTAGGTGTTGAAATCAAGAATAATATCAAAAGAGCTTGGTGGAAAAAATTCATCCAACAAAGTCCTTACAATGTTGGCTTGGATGCTGCTATACTTATGAATCCTCAAACTTGGGTGGTTTCTGGTCATGTTGGTGGATTCTCAGACCCATTAATCGACTGTAAAGAATGTAAATCTAGATTTAGAGCTGATAAATTAATTGAAGATTATTTCATGAATGAAAAAAATGAAGAAATAACTGGATTAGATGGAAAATCAGAACAAGAATTGTTAGATATTATAGAAAAAGAAGACATAAAATGTCCTGAATGTGGTAAACACAATTTTACAGATATCAGAAAATTCAACTTGATGTTCAAAACTTTCCAAGGGGTTACTGAAGATAACAAATCAGAAATTTATTTGAGACCTGAAACTGCACAAGGTATTTTTGTGAATTTCAAAAATGTTCAAAGAACTTCAAGAAAGAAAATTCCTTTTGGAATTGGTCAAATAGGTAAATCTTTCAGAAACGAAATCACTCCAGGTAACTTTATTTTTAGAACAAGAGAATTTGAACAAATGGAATTAGAATTCTTCTGTGAACCTGGCACTGATTTGGAATGGTTCGAATATTGGAGAAATTTCTGTAGAGAATTCTTATTAAATTTGGGAATGAAAGAAGAAAACTTAAGACTTAGAGACCACGAACAAGAAGAACTATCATTCTACTCAAAAGCTACAACAGACTTTGAATATCTATTCCCATTTGGATGGGGAGAATTATGGGGAATTGCCGATAGAACTGATTATGATTTGTCAAAACACAGTGAAGGTTCTGGAGAAAAGCTAGAATATATGGACCCATCTACAAACGAAAAATACATTCCATATTGCATAGAACCATCAGTAGGTGTAGACAGAATGTTTTTATCGTTCTTGTGCGATGCTTATGAAGAAGAACAATTAGAAGACAATTCTACAAGAACTGTTTTAAAGATTCATCCTGCATTAGCGGCATATAAAGTTGCAGTTCTTCCTTTAACTAAAAAATTAAATGATAAAGCAATGGAAATTTATAACGAATTAGCTAAGAATTTTATGACTCATTTTGATGATGCTGGTTCAATTGGTAAGAGATACAGAAGAGAAGACGAAGCAGGAACTCCATATTGTGTAACGATAGATTTTGATACTTTAGAAGATAATACAGTTACTATCAGAGATAGAGACACTATGGAACAAAAGAGAATGACAGTTGAAGAAATTATAGAATTTGTTAATAAAGAAATGGAGTTTTAA
- the folP gene encoding dihydropteroate synthase has protein sequence MLIRNKEFDFKNDAYIMGILNVTPDSFSDGGKWNDVDRAVKHVEDMINEGASIIDIGAESTRPGFTPLSSEQELERVIPIIRKIRENFDIPISLDTYKANTLREVVKEGADILNDVWGLKSDPEMAQTAKKLDIPVILMHNKDNNHYNDLMKDLNRETLESVELAKKAGIKEELIILDPGVGFALDYEKDLTVVNRIKEFVDLGYPVLLGTSRKRFIGKAMGIDVATERDFGTAITTAIGVMNGCSIFRVHNVKESYDAMRMALAIKREGK, from the coding sequence ATGTTAATTAGAAACAAAGAATTTGATTTTAAAAACGATGCATATATAATGGGAATTTTGAATGTCACACCAGATTCTTTTTCAGATGGTGGGAAATGGAATGATGTTGACAGAGCAGTTAAACACGTTGAAGATATGATAAACGAAGGAGCTAGTATCATTGATATTGGGGCTGAATCCACAAGACCAGGCTTTACTCCTTTGTCATCTGAGCAAGAACTTGAAAGAGTTATTCCAATTATTAGAAAAATAAGAGAAAACTTTGATATTCCAATTTCTTTAGACACATACAAAGCTAATACTTTGAGAGAAGTTGTTAAAGAAGGAGCAGATATTTTAAACGATGTTTGGGGATTAAAATCAGATCCAGAGATGGCACAAACTGCTAAGAAATTAGATATACCAGTAATATTAATGCATAATAAAGACAACAATCATTATAATGACTTAATGAAGGATTTAAACAGAGAAACATTAGAATCAGTTGAATTAGCAAAAAAAGCTGGAATAAAAGAAGAATTAATTATTTTGGATCCGGGAGTTGGATTTGCGCTAGATTACGAAAAAGATTTAACTGTAGTAAACAGAATAAAAGAATTTGTCGATTTGGGATATCCTGTATTATTGGGAACAAGTAGAAAGAGATTTATCGGAAAAGCTATGGGAATAGATGTAGCTACTGAAAGAGACTTTGGAACAGCAATAACAACTGCTATTGGTGTAATGAATGGATGTTCAATTTTCAGAGTTCACAATGTAAAAGAAAGTTATGACGCTATGAGAATGGCTTTGGCTATAAAAAGAGAAGGAAAATAA
- a CDS encoding Glu/Leu/Phe/Val family dehydrogenase, translating into MTETLNPLENARYQIKKACDILNLDDSVYELLKDPYRVIEINIPVKMDDGSMKVFKGYRSQHNNAMGPTKGGLRFREDVNLDEVKALSIWMTFKCQVTNLPYGGGKGGIIVDPSKLSEGELERLSRGFVDGMYKYLGEDFDIPAPDVNTNGKIMSWMADEYNKLTGTNQIGTFTGKPIEFGGSLGRTEATGFSVALSAKKAVLNLNKKLEETTVALQGLGNVGIYTLKYVLEHGMKVNYIMEYNKQRGVFAIHKEDGFNFEECYEISQTKEKDFASIEGCEVISNEDFFAADVDVLIPAALENAITTENVNSIKAKIIVEGANGPITKDADEILNEKNVVIVPDILANSGGVTVSYFEWVQNKAGYYWSEEEVREKEYYLINKSFNEIWELSEKLNITLRQAAYVHSIKKISETMKIRGWY; encoded by the coding sequence ATGACAGAAACATTGAATCCGTTAGAAAATGCAAGATATCAAATAAAAAAAGCTTGTGATATTTTAAATTTAGACGATAGCGTTTATGAATTATTGAAAGATCCTTACAGAGTAATTGAAATAAATATTCCAGTGAAAATGGATGATGGTTCAATGAAAGTGTTTAAGGGTTACAGATCACAACATAATAATGCAATGGGTCCTACAAAAGGTGGATTGAGATTTAGAGAAGATGTTAACTTGGATGAAGTTAAAGCTTTATCTATATGGATGACTTTTAAATGCCAAGTAACAAACCTACCTTATGGTGGAGGAAAAGGTGGAATAATTGTAGATCCATCAAAGCTTTCTGAAGGTGAATTGGAAAGATTATCTAGAGGATTTGTTGATGGAATGTACAAATATTTAGGAGAAGATTTTGATATTCCAGCTCCAGATGTTAATACAAATGGGAAAATTATGAGTTGGATGGCTGATGAGTACAACAAATTAACTGGTACTAATCAAATCGGAACTTTCACTGGTAAACCGATTGAATTTGGAGGTTCCTTGGGAAGAACAGAAGCTACAGGATTTTCAGTAGCTTTAAGCGCAAAAAAAGCAGTTCTAAATTTAAATAAAAAATTAGAAGAAACAACTGTTGCCTTACAAGGATTAGGCAATGTTGGTATTTATACTTTAAAATATGTGCTTGAACATGGTATGAAAGTCAATTACATCATGGAATACAATAAACAAAGAGGAGTATTTGCAATTCACAAGGAAGACGGATTCAATTTTGAAGAATGCTATGAAATCTCTCAAACGAAAGAAAAAGACTTCGCTAGTATTGAAGGATGTGAAGTAATTTCAAATGAGGATTTTTTCGCAGCTGATGTTGATGTTTTGATTCCTGCTGCTTTGGAAAATGCAATTACAACTGAAAATGTTAATTCAATTAAAGCGAAAATCATTGTAGAAGGTGCAAATGGACCTATAACAAAGGATGCAGATGAAATTTTAAATGAAAAAAATGTAGTTATTGTTCCAGATATTTTGGCAAACTCTGGAGGAGTCACTGTATCTTATTTTGAATGGGTACAAAATAAAGCAGGATATTATTGGTCTGAGGAAGAAGTTAGAGAAAAAGAATATTATTTGATTAATAAATCATTTAATGAAATTTGGGAATTATCCGAAAAGCTTAATATAACTTTGAGACAAGCTGCTTATGTACATTCAATCAAAAAAATTAGCGAAACAATGAAAATACGCGGATGGTATTAA
- a CDS encoding DNA-3-methyladenine glycosylase family protein — protein MQTQIEFNDELKLTKIKQSSFNPTHIFECGQAFRWYKEDDMSYTTVDGDMYCNVSLVGDYVYIKNCTEDDYYKKWENYFDLKTDYSKIKEELSFNETLKNALEYGDGIRILNQDKFSTIISFIISANNQIPRIMKSVNLICENYGKLLGEFNGRKLYSFPKPEDLEKVPVEEMREVCRVGFRDKRIVDVAKMVADNEFDIFEIDNLSNEELRKELIKLPGVGPKVADCIMLFSYNRHNTFPVDVWIKRVMEYLFIKEETNKNLIAKYADDLFGDYAGYAQQYLFYYGRENTIGK, from the coding sequence ATGCAAACACAAATAGAATTTAATGATGAATTAAAACTTACTAAAATTAAACAATCATCTTTTAACCCTACCCACATTTTTGAATGTGGGCAGGCGTTTAGATGGTACAAAGAAGATGATATGTCATACACAACTGTTGATGGCGACATGTACTGTAATGTAAGTTTGGTTGGAGATTACGTTTATATTAAGAACTGCACAGAAGATGATTACTATAAAAAATGGGAAAATTATTTTGATTTGAAAACAGATTATTCAAAAATTAAAGAAGAATTATCTTTCAATGAAACTTTGAAAAACGCGTTAGAATATGGTGATGGAATCAGAATATTGAACCAAGATAAATTCTCTACAATAATTTCGTTTATTATATCAGCAAACAATCAAATACCTAGAATTATGAAATCGGTAAATTTAATTTGCGAAAATTACGGTAAATTATTGGGCGAATTTAACGGTAGAAAATTGTATTCTTTTCCTAAGCCTGAAGATTTAGAAAAAGTACCAGTGGAAGAAATGAGAGAAGTGTGTCGCGTTGGATTTAGGGATAAAAGAATTGTAGATGTGGCAAAAATGGTTGCAGATAATGAGTTTGATATATTTGAAATAGATAATTTATCAAATGAAGAATTAAGAAAAGAATTAATCAAACTTCCGGGAGTAGGACCTAAAGTTGCCGATTGTATAATGCTTTTCTCATACAATAGACACAATACATTTCCGGTTGATGTGTGGATAAAAAGAGTTATGGAGTATTTGTTTATAAAAGAAGAAACAAATAAAAATTTGATTGCAAAGTACGCTGACGATTTGTTTGGAGATTATGCTGGATATGCACAGCAATATTTATTCTACTATGGAAGAGAAAACACTATCGGAAAATAA
- a CDS encoding co-chaperone GroES, with amino-acid sequence MNLKPIGDRLVLKKQEKEEEKTFSGIVLPSSAKEAPVYAEVLAIGSEVEEDEKMKGNIKVGDKVIYSKYAGTEIKLEDTEYILVKYEDILAVVE; translated from the coding sequence ATGAATTTAAAACCTATTGGTGATAGATTAGTATTAAAAAAACAAGAAAAAGAAGAAGAAAAAACATTCTCTGGAATAGTTCTCCCATCTTCAGCTAAAGAAGCTCCTGTTTATGCAGAAGTTTTAGCTATTGGATCTGAAGTAGAAGAAGATGAAAAAATGAAAGGCAACATTAAAGTTGGAGATAAAGTTATATACTCAAAATACGCTGGAACAGAAATAAAACTAGAAGACACAGAATATATCTTAGTTAAATATGAAGATATTCTAGCAGTTGTAGAATAG
- a CDS encoding HD domain-containing protein, protein MKNTDIVLNHNLFNEKINKIEDDEKTRVFCKHDFSHLMDVARICYIINLEENLNIDKDLIYVTALLHDLGRADEVDTGINHSILSQEIAQEILKDLDFDDESKQRIISAIKYHRTNEENDDRFIEIFYKADKLSRMCFRCPARSICNWPEEKKNKTIIY, encoded by the coding sequence ATGAAAAATACTGACATTGTCCTTAATCACAATTTATTTAATGAAAAAATAAATAAAATTGAAGATGATGAGAAAACTCGTGTTTTTTGTAAACACGATTTCTCTCATCTAATGGATGTAGCTAGAATTTGCTATATTATTAATTTAGAAGAGAATCTGAATATTGATAAGGATTTAATATATGTTACAGCGCTTTTACATGATTTGGGAAGAGCTGACGAAGTGGATACTGGGATTAATCACAGTATATTATCACAAGAAATTGCTCAAGAAATTTTGAAGGATTTGGATTTTGATGATGAGTCCAAGCAACGAATAATTAGTGCTATTAAATATCATAGAACTAATGAAGAAAATGACGATAGATTTATAGAGATTTTTTACAAAGCAGATAAGCTGTCGAGGATGTGCTTTAGATGTCCCGCTAGAAGTATTTGTAATTGGCCAGAAGAAAAGAAAAATAAAACAATTATTTATTGA